Proteins encoded by one window of Musa acuminata AAA Group cultivar baxijiao chromosome BXJ2-9, Cavendish_Baxijiao_AAA, whole genome shotgun sequence:
- the LOC135585516 gene encoding protein WEAK CHLOROPLAST MOVEMENT UNDER BLUE LIGHT 1-like — protein sequence MAQRQRETWNTESSEASADLNDYFSSPSLPSCAIQQPHFAPRSPDGGVKSGNKNFLGIGQNNSDCPQMEEAMDTKKNSYLANSFSSPDGSSAPDSKEDNGNRQHGALDKNGKIPFLTNDLNTSTLDQRGYVVSENKPVIKLEGVRVDLPNVHRMLEPYSSNESNELGTPQNGVSENLKKYDASRVLVDTTAPFESVKEAATKFGGIADWKAQKTLITERRKQVQFELKKAQEEIPKYKEQHEAAVAVKGQVLKELDYTKRLVEELKLSLEKAETQEAQAKQDSELADLRLKEMEKGITNNSSVVAKTQLEVAKERHASAVAELISVKQELDSMQRRYVLLVHEKDIAIRTAKESVSASKKLEKTVEDLTLELITTKELLESAHSAHLEAEEQRIGAALALEQDKLNWEKEMKQAESELQQLNEQLLATNDLKSKLDRASSLLVSLKVELALYMESKLNLEVNSTRELNPIVQTGDINETETNVQAALATTTKELEEVRFNIENANDEVNCLRVAVSSLKSELEREKASLTTMRQREGVASASVSSLEAELTRINTELELILIREKEAREKLVELPKALQQAAEEADQAKLIADLAREDLRKAKEEAEYAKAGASTLETRLSATLKEIEAAKASEKLAISAVKALEESEQASMECEDSSNGVTLPIEEYYRLSKKANEAEEIANKKVISAIEQMKAAKESESRSLIQLEEANKRIKEKKKAQRAAVDKAKKAREGKLGVEQELRTWRADHEQQRRLGGIRRSFSDSSNLVALGDTESIASEAGSQTRSPRVHMARSNTTNAMPDSERRPRSFFPRIVTFLARKKVQSLK from the exons ATGGCCCAGAGGCAGAGAGAGACTTGGAATACAGAGAGTTCTGAGGCGTCCGCTGATCTCAATGATtacttctcctccccttctctccCTTCTTGTGCAATCCAGCAACCACATTTTGCTCCCAGATCTCCTGACGGAGGAGTTAAAAGTGGAAACAAAAACTTCCT AGGAATTGGTCAAAATAACTCAGACTGTCCTCAAATGGAGGAAGCAATGGACACCAAAAAAAACTCTTATCTTGCCAATTCCTTCTCATCACCAGATGGTTCTTCTGCTCCAGATTCTAAAGAGGATAATGGGAATCGACAGCATGGAGCATTAGACAAGAATGGCAAAATTCCATTTCTTACTAATGATCTGAACACTTCAACTCTAGACCAAAGAGGATATGTTGTATCAGAGAATAAACCAGTAATTAAACTTGAGGGTGTAAGGGTTGATTTACCCAATGTTCATAGAATGTTGGAACCTTATTCTTCCAATGAATCAAATGAGCTTGGGACACCACAAAATGGCGTATCAGAGAATTTAAAGAAATATGATGCAAGCCGAGTACTTGTTGATACTACAGCACCTTTTGAATCTGTTAAAGAGGCTGCAACAAAGTTTGGAGGGATTGCTGATTGGAAAGCACAGAAGACCTTGATCACAGAG AGGCGCAAGCAAGTCCAATTTGAACTTAAGAAGGCACAAGAAGAAATTCCGAAGTACAAAGAACAGCATGAAGCTGCTGTAGCTGTTAAAGGACAAGTGTTGAAGGAGCTAGACTATACAAAGAGACTGGTAGAGGAGCTTAAACTGAGCCTGGAGAAAGCAGAAACGCAGGAAGCACAAGCAAAGCAGGACTCCGAACTTGCTGATCTAAGATTGAAAGAAATGGAGAAAGGAATTACTAATAATTCAAGTGTTGTAGCCAAGACACAACTAGAGGTCGCCAAAGAAAGGCATGCAAGTGCAGTTGCTGAGTTGATATCAGTAAAGCAAGAGCTGGACTCAATGCAAAGAAGGTATGTTTTATTAGTTCATGAAAAGGACATTGCAATAAGGACAGCTAAAGAATCTGTTTCTGCATCAAAGAAGTTAGAGAAGACTGTTGAGGACCTAACACTCGAGCTCATCACAACCAAGGAATTGCTTGAATCTGCTCATTCCGCACATCTTGAAGCCGAAGAACAAAGAATTGGTGCAGCCTTGGCATTGGAGCAGGATAAATTGAACTGGGAAAAGGAAATGAAACAAGCTGAAAGTGAATTACAACAGCTTAATGAGCAACTCCTTGCAACAAATGATCTCAAGTCAAAACTAGATAGAGCTTCTTCATTACTGGTTAGTCTAAAAGTTGAACTAGCTTTATACATGGAGTCAAAACTAAATCTGGAGGTCAATAGCACACGAGAACTGAATCCGATAGTTCAGACAGGAGACATCAATGAGACAGAAACAAATGTTCAAGCTGCATTAGCGACAACCACAAAGGAACTCGAGGAAGTAAGGTTCAACATTGAGAACGCTAATGATGAAGTCAACTGTTTAAGAGTTGCAGTTTCTTCACTAAAGTCTGAGCTGGAAAGAGAGAAAGCATCTCTGACCACGATGAGACAGAGGGAAGGCGTGGCATCTGCATCAGTCTCATCTCTTGAAGCTGAGCTCACTAGGATAAACACTGAACTAGAACTAATTTTGATCAGAGAGAAGGAAGCCAGAGAAAAATTGGTGGAGCTGCCAAAGGCACTGCAGCAAGCAGCTGAGGAAGCAGACCAAGCTAAATTAATAGCTGACTTGGCACGTGAAGATCTGAGGAAGGCAAAGGAAGAAGCAGAATATGCCAAAGCTGGAGCTAGCACACTGGAGACAAGATTAAGTGCTACTCTTAAGGAGATCGAGGCAGCTAAAGCATCAGAGAAATTGGCCATCTCAGCAGTCAAAGCATTGGAAGAAAGTGAACAAGCAAGCATGGAGTGTGAGGACTCATCAAATGGAGTAACTCTACCAATTGAAGAATACTACAGACTGAGCAAGAAAGCCAACGAAGCCGAGGAGATTGCTAACAAAAAGGTAATTTCTGCCATCGAGCAAATGAAAGCAGCCAAAGAATCTGAGTCAAGGAGTTTAATACAACTGGAGGAAGCAAATAAGAGGatcaaggagaagaagaaagcacaAAGAGCTGCAGTAGACAAGGCTAAAAAGGCAAGGGAGGGCAAGCTGGGTGTGGAGCAGGAGTTGCGAACATGGAGAGCTGATCATGAACAGCAGAGAAGATTGGGTGGCATCCGTCGAAGCTTCTCTGATTCTTCGAACCTTGTCGCCCTCGGAGACACTGAAAGCATTGCCAGTGAAGCAGGTAGTCAAACAAGAAGTCCGAGGGTGCATATGGCACGATCAAACACAACAAATGCCATGCCTGACTCAGAACGGAGGCCACGATCATTCTTTCCCCGGATAGTCACGTTCCTAGCGAGAAAGAAGGTTCAGTCATTGAAGTAA